A stretch of the Notolabrus celidotus isolate fNotCel1 chromosome 3, fNotCel1.pri, whole genome shotgun sequence genome encodes the following:
- the LOC117810286 gene encoding protein phosphatase 1 regulatory subunit 3E, whose amino-acid sequence MEAEPVHTVVIMLPPKNCLPRNYSCIAGLFGSLAAANPRLEDGEDFDLMNATCEPIESPVVDERPRGREIFLKPPQSPNLRRRCKSLPTPTERAKLEISRSRSPTSQKKVRFADSLGLELITVKHFDELDEPEVPERILAKIPKGPLHLGHMDTKFPRAPSHSVFMELQFTNPGTLPGFEQKVREVKVMLECVEADEFCLSGFVRVLNLAFEKSVSLRYSLNNWITFMDSMASYVPSSSNGVTDKFCFKVVMPTSFDNGGTLQFAIKYCVEGEEFWDNNNGNNYKVRRHRYKMSPPREWENGWIHFI is encoded by the coding sequence ATGGAAGCAGAACCTGTGCACACGGTCGTAATCATGCTGCCTCCAAAAAACTGCCTGCCGAGGAACTACAGCTGCATAGCTGGACTCTTCGGGAGCCTGGCAGCGGCAAACCCGAGGCTAGAAGATGGGGAGGATTTTGACCTGATGAACGCTACATGTGAGCCCATCGAGAGCCCCGTTGTGGATGAGAGACCGCGGGGCAGAGAGATCTTCCTGAAGCCTCCACAGAGTCCAAACCTACGGCGGAGGTGCAAGTCGCTCCCCACGCCCACCGAGAGAGCAAAGTTAGAGATCTCCCGCAGCAGGAGTCCAACCAGTCAGAAAAAGGTCCGATTCGCTGACTCCCTTGGCCTGGAGCTCATCACAGTGAAGCACTTCGATGAATTGGATGAGCCAGAGGTGCCGGAGCGCATTTTGGCGAAAATCCCAAAAGGACCACTCCACCTTGGTCATATGGACACAAAGTTCCCCCGGGCTCCATCGCACTCTGTGTTCATGGAGCTGCAGTTCACCAACCCAGGCACACTACCCGGCTTTGAGCAGAAAGTGAGGGAGGTGAAAGTGATGCTGGAGTGCGTGGAGGCGGATGAATTCTGTCTGTCTGGTTTTGTGCGCGTGTTGAATCTTGCTTTTGAAAAGAGCGTGTCTTTACGATATTCTCTGAACAACTGGATAACATTTATGGACAGTATGGCTTCATATGTGCCTAGTTCATCCAACGGTGTCACTGATAAGTTCTGTTTCAAAGTCGTAATGCCCACATCCTTCGATAACGGAGGCACATTGCAGTTTGCGATCAAATACTGTGTTGAGGGGGAAGAATTCTGGGACAATAATAACGGAAACAACTACAAAGTGCGGCGTCACCGGTACAAGATGTCCCCACCGCGAGAGTGGGAGAACGGTTGGATTCACTTTATCTGA
- the LOC117810285 gene encoding uncharacterized protein LOC117810285 isoform X2: MATLKGEDPAAENDLPTEEDTVEELPHETPERQHADTLIDISERAFLKELEPFEYHCNNGWEEAVRGWARVHPLSCILLTPKSCTKGKQKEAATPTPIPSNPTPPSNADISSRTVKHHSEWKNGPQKSTQLTTCIGTWNNTAVAALKKDTWPFLHTLQGTTSNPLHKEKDEQEGMLRETHHSSTKYSVYTRPCKPQKYIHRPNSTMISIKNLTFLPPINPSHLHTQGASGKIVLEGGTTEENDVLFNNKSMKRGTRRDSVSNSELLTNSAALTSKCQTCQHNPHMFSAVSVSIPRRYQVPLSSKPDTVHHTSYLVGTHVLHSRTAASPQAHMNPNKTVCGVRAVRAVK, encoded by the exons ATGGCGACCTTAAAAGGAGAGGACCCGGCAGCTGAAAATGATTTACCAACAGAGGAGGACACAGTTGAGGAACTTCCTCATGAGAcgccagaaagacaacatgctgATACTTTGATAGATATCAGTGAGAGGGCGTTTTTAAAGGAGCTGGAGCCGTTTGAGTATCACTGTAACAATGGATGGGAAGAAGCC gtcagaggttggGCCAGAGTGCATCCACTGAGCTGCATACTTTTGACGCCAAAGTCATGCACGaaaggaaagcaaaaggaaGCTGCCACCCCGACCCCCATCCCATCTAACCCAACACCACCCTCTAATGCGGACATTTCATCCAGAACTGTAAAGCACCACAGTGAATGGAAAAATGGCCCTCAGAAATCCACACAATTAACCACGTGCATAGGAACCTGGAATAATACTGCTGTGGCTGCTCTAAAGAAAGATACCTGGCCTTTCCTCCACACACTGCAAGGAACTACATCAAATCCTTTGcataaagaaaaagatgagCAGGAAGGGATGCTCAGGGAGACTCATCATTCCTCCACAAAATACTCAGTGTATACCAGGCCCTGTAAGCCTCAGAAATACATCCACAGGCCTAATAGCACAATGATTTCCATTAAAAACCTCACATTCTTACCACCTATTAATCCATCACACCTGCATACTCAGGGAGCCAGTGGCAAGATAGTTCTAGAGGGAGGAACCACAGAGGAAAACGATGTCTTATTTAATAATAAGAGCATGAAAAGAGGAACAAGAAGGGACTCTGTTTCTAACTCAGAGCTTCTAACAAACTCTGCAGCCCTGACCTCCAAGTGCCAGACATGTCAACACAACCCCCACATGTTCTCTGCGGTAAGTGTATCGATACCCAGAAGGTATCAGGTACCCTTGTCTTCCAAACCTGACACAGTGCACCATACCAGCTACTTAGTGGGCACGCATGTCCTCCACTCCAGAACTGCAGCAAGTCCACAAGCTCATATGAACCCAAACAAGACAGTGTGTGGGGTCAGAGCTGTGAGAgctgtgaaataa
- the LOC117810285 gene encoding uncharacterized protein LOC117810285 isoform X1 encodes MTTALQLSCEGIHGWCASNHDEFHHGEPELTLMATLKGEDPAAENDLPTEEDTVEELPHETPERQHADTLIDISERAFLKELEPFEYHCNNGWEEAVRGWARVHPLSCILLTPKSCTKGKQKEAATPTPIPSNPTPPSNADISSRTVKHHSEWKNGPQKSTQLTTCIGTWNNTAVAALKKDTWPFLHTLQGTTSNPLHKEKDEQEGMLRETHHSSTKYSVYTRPCKPQKYIHRPNSTMISIKNLTFLPPINPSHLHTQGASGKIVLEGGTTEENDVLFNNKSMKRGTRRDSVSNSELLTNSAALTSKCQTCQHNPHMFSAVSVSIPRRYQVPLSSKPDTVHHTSYLVGTHVLHSRTAASPQAHMNPNKTVCGVRAVRAVK; translated from the exons ATGACGACAGCGTTGCAGCTCTCCTGTGAAGGCATTCATGGCTGGTGCGCTTCTAACCACGATGA ATTCCACCATGGAGAACCTGAGCTAACTCTAATGGCGACCTTAAAAGGAGAGGACCCGGCAGCTGAAAATGATTTACCAACAGAGGAGGACACAGTTGAGGAACTTCCTCATGAGAcgccagaaagacaacatgctgATACTTTGATAGATATCAGTGAGAGGGCGTTTTTAAAGGAGCTGGAGCCGTTTGAGTATCACTGTAACAATGGATGGGAAGAAGCC gtcagaggttggGCCAGAGTGCATCCACTGAGCTGCATACTTTTGACGCCAAAGTCATGCACGaaaggaaagcaaaaggaaGCTGCCACCCCGACCCCCATCCCATCTAACCCAACACCACCCTCTAATGCGGACATTTCATCCAGAACTGTAAAGCACCACAGTGAATGGAAAAATGGCCCTCAGAAATCCACACAATTAACCACGTGCATAGGAACCTGGAATAATACTGCTGTGGCTGCTCTAAAGAAAGATACCTGGCCTTTCCTCCACACACTGCAAGGAACTACATCAAATCCTTTGcataaagaaaaagatgagCAGGAAGGGATGCTCAGGGAGACTCATCATTCCTCCACAAAATACTCAGTGTATACCAGGCCCTGTAAGCCTCAGAAATACATCCACAGGCCTAATAGCACAATGATTTCCATTAAAAACCTCACATTCTTACCACCTATTAATCCATCACACCTGCATACTCAGGGAGCCAGTGGCAAGATAGTTCTAGAGGGAGGAACCACAGAGGAAAACGATGTCTTATTTAATAATAAGAGCATGAAAAGAGGAACAAGAAGGGACTCTGTTTCTAACTCAGAGCTTCTAACAAACTCTGCAGCCCTGACCTCCAAGTGCCAGACATGTCAACACAACCCCCACATGTTCTCTGCGGTAAGTGTATCGATACCCAGAAGGTATCAGGTACCCTTGTCTTCCAAACCTGACACAGTGCACCATACCAGCTACTTAGTGGGCACGCATGTCCTCCACTCCAGAACTGCAGCAAGTCCACAAGCTCATATGAACCCAAACAAGACAGTGTGTGGGGTCAGAGCTGTGAGAgctgtgaaataa